One segment of Solanum stenotomum isolate F172 chromosome 1, ASM1918654v1, whole genome shotgun sequence DNA contains the following:
- the LOC125853343 gene encoding kinesin-like protein KIN-14S, which translates to MDDGTLEKLCDNFDQAVTISGDNLIKAEPILNGGETPETSPTVDGVNVDRTSGSVDESNASHCTAEVCSSYQEQTLPILEKIEDSNEVLELTKEQAALCNEVKESTSVDSFSGSEAFSALQHMSVQHELLKKKYDEECELLKQKYTEECVQHEVLKKKFDEECQLLKKKYLEECTERKRLYNEVIELKGNIRVFCRCRPLNAGEIVDGSTSVVEFDPSHENELQISCAGSSKKQFKFDYVFKPEDSQDAVFSQTMPIVTSVLDGYNVCIFAYGQTGTGKTFTMEGTSENRGVNYRTLEKLFSLSSERSGIMKYELFVSMLEVYNEKIKDLLVENSNQPVKKLEIKQSAEGTQEVPGLVEARVYGTDEVWELLKSGSRARSVGSTSANELSSRSHCLLRVTVVGDNLINGQRTRSHLWLVDLAGSERVGRIAVEGDRLKESQFINKSLSALGDVISALASKTSHIPYRNSKLTHMLQSSLGGDCKAVMFVQISPNNTDLGETLCSLNFASRVRGVEHGPARKQTELAEFMKHKLLAEKAKHDEKETKKLQDNLQSLQLRLATREQTCRSLQDKVRDLENQLAEERKIRLKQESKALAGASREFTTSSYLSQPQKITTEKKPPLAPSKALRLPLRKISNFVPPPSPLARPPAKTRKSFVPAASHDKENIERTSMTKAVLKPRRGSIIAVRPPPQGTNQVFQPKRRASIATLRPESSISTFNNSAARPRNDRFIGRQSFVWDPQRMWRTSRMLSPIAQAKETSIATPVGATPIGSRSSKFMGSPPSQAPGSWRPKHPTVVALKKQLVWSPLKKVARSSNRKSLYSS; encoded by the exons ATGGACG ATGGAACCCTAGAAAAGCTATGTGATAATTTTGATCAAGCAGTTACCATCTCTGGGGATAATTTGATCAAGGCTGAACCCATTCTTAATGGGG GTGAAACCCCGGAAACTTCTCCTACTGTTGATGGAG TGAATGTTGACAGAACTTCTGGTTCAGTGGATGAGAGTAATGCTTCACATTGTACCGCAGAAGTATGTTCATCATATCAAGAGCAGACTCTTCCAATTCTGGAGAAGATCGAAGATAGCAACGAAGTGCT TGAACTGACGAAAGAACAGGCAGCATTATGTAATGAAGTCAAGGAGAGCACAAGTGTGGACTCTTTTTCTGGTTCTGAAGCTTTTAGTGCTCTTCAGCATATGA GTGTTCAACATGAACTTCTAAAAAAGAAGTATGATGAAGAGTGCGAACTACTGAAGCAGAAGTATACGGAGGAGT GTGTTCAACATGAAGTTCTTAAAAAGAAGTTCGATGAAGAGTGTCAACTActgaagaagaaatatttggaggAATGTACTGAAAGAAAGCGTCTATACAATGAAGTGATCGAACTCAAAGGAAATATCAGGGTCTTCTGTAGATGTAGACCTTTAAATGCAGGTGAAATTGTAGATGGATCAACATCGGTGGTCGAATTTGATCCATCTCATGAAAATGAACTGCAGATCAGTTGTGCAGGTTCCTCTAAAAAGCAGTTTAAGTTTGATTACGTGTTTAAACCCGAGGACAGCCAAG ATGCCGTTTTTTCTCAAACAATGCCCATTGTGACCTCTGTTTTGGATGGGTATAATGTCTGCATATTTGCCTATGGACAAACTGGAACAGGGAAGACGTTTACCATGGAAGGGACATCAGAAAATAGGGGAGTCAACTACAGAACTTTAGAGAAGCTATTTAGCTTATCTAGTGAGAGAAGCGGTATCATGAAATATGAGTTGTTTGTCAGCATGTTAGAGGTTtataatgagaaaataaaagatCTCCTGGTAGAGAACTCAAATCAACCGGTTAAGAA GTTGGAGATAAAACAATCTGCAGAAGGAACTCAGGAAGTTCCAGGACTTGTTGAGGCTCGTGTATATGGTACAGATGAAGTATGGGAACTGCTCAAGTCCGGAAGTCGGGCAAGATCTGTTGGATCAACTAGTGCTAACGAACTTAGCAGCCGCTCTCACTG CTTACTGCGGGTGACTGTTGTGGGAGACAACTTGATTAATGGCCAGAGGACTAGGAGCCACCTTTGGCTTGTTGACCTTGCTGGCAGTGAGCGTGTGGGGCGGATAGCCGTTGAAGGCGATAGGTTAAAAGAGTCACAATTCATAAACAAGTCATTATCTGCACTTGGGGATGTCATTTCTGCACTAGCCTCTAAGACATCTCATATTCCATACAG GAATTCAAAGCTCACACATATGCTGCAGAGCTCTCTGG GGGGAGATTGCAAAGCAGTCATGTTTGTCCAAATCAGCCCTAATAACACAGATTTGGGAGAAACTCTATGCTCGCTGAATTTTGCTAGTCGAGTTCGAGGAGTTGAGCACGGCCCTGCTCGCAAACAGACAGAACTTGCAGAGTTCATGAAGCATAAACTACTG GCAGAAAAAGCGAAGCATGATGAGAAGGAAACCAAAAAATTGCAGGACAATTTGCAGTCTCTGCAGCTGAGACTTGCTACCAGAGAACAGACGTGCCGAAGTCTTCAGGATAAG GTTCGTGATCTGGAAAACCAATTGGCAGAGGAGAGGAAAATACGTCTAAAGCAGGAAAGCAAGGCTTTAGCTGGAGCTTCTCGTGAGTTCACAACCTCGTCATATCTAAGCCAACCACAGAAGATAACAACAGAGAAGAAACCACCACTGGCTCCTTCAAAAGCACTGAGACTGCCTTTGAGAAAAATCAGCAATTTTGTGCCCCCTCCATCCCCTCTTGCTCGTCCTCCTGCAAAAACTAGGAAGTCCTTTGTGCCAGCGGCATCACATGACAAGGAAAATATAGAAAGAACATCAATGACAAAGGCAGTTTTGAAACCAAGGCGAGGATCTATTATTGCAGTTAGACCACCACCTCAAGGAACAAACCAGGTTTTCCAGCCCAAAAGACGGGCTTCTATTGCAACCCTTCGCCCTGAGTCTAGCATTTCAACTTTCAATAACTCTGCTGCTCGACCAAGGAATGACCGGTTCATTGGTCGGCAATCATTTGTCTGGGATCCACAAAGAATGTGGCGTACATCTAGAATGCTTTCTCCAATAGCACAGGCAAAGGAAACATCTATTGCAACACCAGTAGGGGCAACCCCAATTGGTTCACGAAGCAGTAAATTCATGGGAAGTCCTCCTTCACAAGCACCAGGTTCATGGAGGCCCAAGCATCCAACAGTTGTTGCATTAAAGAAGCAATTGGTGTGGAGTCCTCTGAAGAAGGTCGCGAGAAGTAGCAATAGGAAGTCCTTGTATTCTTCTTAA
- the LOC125854913 gene encoding putative UDP-glucuronate:xylan alpha-glucuronosyltransferase 4, with protein sequence MGSKPSHTKLKLITISIISFFIAFIYLSISHSPKRHETLIFHTLKDHKQPTQIFPKHVIKPKWYKYLENKTKNSKFKIGLVNVHETPIEVKDLHDEEVDLVNVHFRRVNKSVIWKDLFPEWINENVPQKSSQCPEIPMPELEDYVDLDVVLARVPCENATNVFRLQVNLVVANLLVKNGLDSNDIYREIYVVFIGPCSPMLEIFRCDDQIWHEGNVWIYKPDLRRLKQKILMPVGSCQLATPFAVQGREVWRKYGSSSTSNKSAHKPREAYVTVLHSSESYVCGAISLAQSIILSKSTKDLILLVDNSISQETLHSLKLAGWKIKIIERIRNPHAKRGTYNEWNYSKLRIWQLTEYDKLIFVDADFLFFKNLDHFFVFPQLSAAGNCRHVFNSGIMIIEPSECTFKTLMEKTLSVVSYNGGDQGFLNEVFSWWHRWPAKLNFLKNFQTDESRKYEYPKDAYAMHYLGLKPWMCYKDYDCNWDVLEYRDFPNDLIHAKWWQVYDLMPKELQKFCDLTPEMDTRIRLERQKAKISNFSDGHWKIQVKDPRKLSDSDI encoded by the exons CGCCATGAAACCTTAATATTTCACACCTTAAAAGATCACAAACAACCAACACAAATCTTCCCTAAGCATGTTATCAAACCTAAGTGGTACAAATATCtcgaaaacaaaacaaaaaattcaaaattcaaaattggaCTAGTCAACGTGCACGAAACACCTATTGAAGTCAAAGATCTACACGACGAAGAAGTTGACCTAGTCAACGTTCATTTTCGTCGTGTTAACAAAAGTGTTATATGGAAAGACTTATTCCCTGAGTGGATCAATGAGAATGTGCCTCAAAAATCATCCCAATGTCCTGAAATTCCAATGCCTGAGCTCGAAGATTATGTGGATTTGGACGTTGTTTTGGCTAGGGTTCCTTGTGAAAATGCTACTAATGTGTTTAGGTTACAAGTGAACCTAGTTGTGGCTAATCTTTTGGTGAAAAATGGATTGGATAGTAACGATATTTATCGCGAAATTTACGTAGTTTTCATCGGACCTTGTAGTCCTATGCTTGAGATTTTCAGGTGTGATGATCAAATATGGCATGAAGGAAATGTATGGATTTACAAACCTGATTTGAGAAGACTCAAACAGAAAATTCTCATGCCTGTTGGATCTTGCCAACTTGCCACTCCATTTGCCGTACAAG GTCGAGAAGTATGGAGAAAATATGGCTCATCATCTACAAGCAACAAAAGTGCACACAAGCCAAGAGAGGCTTATGTTACTGTTCTTCACTCCTCAGAATCATATGTCTGTGGAGCAATATCTCTGGCACAAAGCATCATCTTATCCAAATCCACGAAAGACCTAATTCTTCTTGTCgacaactcaatatcacaagaAACTCTACATAGTCTCAAACTAGCAGGATGGAAGATCAAAATaatagaaagaataagaaaCCCTCATGCAAAAAGAGGCACTTACAATGAATGGAACTACAGCAAGCTCCGGATATGGCAACTAACTGAATATGACAAGCTTATCTTCGTAGACGCGGACTTCCtcttcttcaagaatcttgatCATTTCTTCGTGTTCCCACAGTTATCAGCTGCTGGTAACTGTAGGCATGTGTTCAACTCAGGGATCATGATAATCGAGCCATCGGAGTGTACTTTCAAAACCCTAATGGAGAAAACCCTATCTGTTGTTTCGTACAATGGAGGTGATCAAGGGTTTTTGAATGAGGTCTTTTCTTGGTGGCATAGGTGGCCTGCTAAACtgaattttttgaagaatttcCAGACAGATGAAAGTCGAAAATATGAATATCCTAAGGATGCATATGCAATGCATTACTTAGGTTTAAAGCCATGGATGTGTTACAAAGATTATGACTGCAATTGGGATGTTTTGGAATATAGGGATTTTCCAAATGACTTAATTCATGCAAAGTGGTGGCAAGTTTATGATTTAATGCCAAAGGAGCTTCAGAAATTTTGTGATTTGACTCCAGAGATGGATACACGGATAAGATTGGAGAGACAAAAGGctaaaatttctaatttttctgATGGCCATTGGAAAATTCAAGTGAAGGATCCAAGAAAACTTTCTGATTCTGAcatttga
- the LOC125853537 gene encoding mitogen-activated protein kinase kinase kinase NPK1, whose translation MQDIFGSVRRSLVFRTPNADGADDGNLVEKINSCIRNTRVFSKLSPPPRALPSPTTAVKDGGDAATLPIRWRKGEMIGCGAFGQVYMGMNLDSGELLAVKQVMIAANSASKEKAQSHVKELEEEVKLLKNLSHPHIVRYLGIVREEETLNILLEFVPGGSISSLLGKFGSFPEPVIRTYTKQLLLGLDYLHKNGIMHRDIKGANILVDNKGCIKLADFGASKKVVELATISGAKSMKGTPYWMAPEVIRQTGHSFSADIWSVGCTVIEMTTGKPPWSQQYQEVAALFYIGTTKAHPPIPEHVSVEAKDFLLKCLQKEPELRPSASELLQHPFVTGEAQLSLPDGSSSMMGKSQGHSYSSGHNAKSVAGSVDICNLGTLNISMENTDNLLEARNMWRGNSSDDDMCQIDDNDNLLLDGGTTFSTVKTVDDFNKSFNPIAEPSDDWNCDYGMTPQSRQGNTDLVNNQEGGLGAGSSASPNNNSAVLCGPSISEDEDELTESKIRAFLDEKALELKKLQTPLYEEFYNSLNPSYSSPQLVEATIDETTPNYLRLPPKSRSPSRGPIGSPSTGIDIITSPSPGSSNRRTSCIGSGSNQDYDDSSPQSNERRQSNSPIASFSEIQRKWKEELDQELERKREMMRQAGVAGKTSSPKDRALNRQRERSRFASPGK comes from the exons ATGCAAGATATCTTCGGATCAGTTCGGCGATCACTGGTGTTCCGAACGCCGAATGCCGACGGCGCAGATGACGGTAATCTAGTTGAGAAGATAAATTCTTGCATCCGGAACACTAGAGTTTTCTCCAAGCTGTCGCCTCCTCCGCGAGCGTTGCCATCACCGACAACCGCCGTTAAAGATGGCGGTGATGCGGCTACACTACCTATCAGATGGAGAAAAGGAGAGATGATAGGATGTGGTGCTTTTGGACAGGTTTATATGGGAATGAATCTCGATTCTGGAGAACTTCTCGCCGTCAAGCAG gTTATGATAGCTGCAAACAGTGCCTCAAAGGAGAAAGCGCAG TCCCACGTTaaggagcttgaggaggaagTCAAGCTTCTCAAGAATCTCTCCCATCCGCATATTGTT AGATATCTTGGAATTGTGAGAGAAGAAGAGACATTGAATATTTTGCTGGAATTTGTACCTGGTGGATCGATATCATCCCTTTTAGGAAAATTTGGATCTTTCCCCGAGCCC GTTATAAGAACGTACACTAAGCAATTGCTCCTAGGACTGGATTATCTTCACAAGAATGGAATAATGCATAGAGATATTAAG GGGGCAAATATCCTTGTTGATAACAAAGGTTGCATAAAACTGGCTGACTTTGGGGCATCAAAGAAGGTTGTCGAACTG GCTACTATATCAGGTGCCAAGTCCATGAAGGGCACACCATATTGGATGGCTCCTGAGGTCATTCGCCAAACTGGTCATAGCTT CTCTGCTGATATATGGAGTGTAGGATGTACTGTAATAGAGATGACTACTGGCAAGCCTCCCTGGAGCCAACAGTATCAAGAG GTTGCTGCACTCTTCTATATTGGGACAACAAAAGCTCATCCCCCGATCCCTGAACACGTGTCTGTTGAAGCAAAAGACTTTCTGCTGAAGTGCTTACAGAA GGAACCAGAGTTAAGGCCATCAGCTAGTGAGTTATTACAG CATCCATTTGTCACCGGTGAAGCACAACTGTCTCTTCCTGATGGTTCTAGTTCTATGATG GGCAAATCTCAAGGTCACTCTTATTCAAGTGGGCATAATGCGAAAAGTGT TGCTGGTTCAGTAGACATCTGCAACTTGGGTACCTTGAATATCTCAATGGAAAATACTGATAACTTGTTGGAGGCTAGAAATATGTGGAGAGGAAACAGTAGTGATGATGACATGTGTCAGAttgatgataatgataattTGCTCTTGGATGGAGGAACAACGTTTAGCACTGTTAAGACGGTTGATGACTTCAATAAG AGTTTCAATCCCATTGCTGAGCCCTCTGATGATTGGAACTGTGATTATGGCATGACTCCTCAATCGCGACAAGGGAATACAGATTTAGTTAACAATCAGGAAGGTGGCTTAGGTGCTGGGAGCTCAGCCTCACCTAACAACAATTCTGCAGTTTTATGTGGTCCTTCCATTTCAGAAGATGAGGATGAGCTTACTGAGTCAAAAATCAGAGCCTTCTTGGACGAAAAG GCGCTTGAACTAAAAAAACTGCAGACACCTCTGTATGAAGAGTTCTACAACAGTTTGAATCCTTCATACTCCTCTCCTCAGTTAGTTGAGGCTACAATTGATGAAACTACACCAAATTACTTAAGGTTACCCCCGAAAAGTAGGTCACCAAGTCGGGGTCCTATTGGAAGCCCGTCTACAGGAATTGATATCATCACTAGTCCAAGCCCTGGAAGTAGCAACAGGCGAACATCATGCATTGGCAGCGGAAGCAATCAAGACTATGATGACAGTTCACCCCAGTCTAATGAGCGGAGGCAATCAAATAGTCCAAT tGCAAGTTTTAGTGAGATTCAAAGGAAGTGGAAGGAAGAGCTTGACCAAGAACTTGAAAGAAAGCGAG AGATGATGCGTCAAGCAGGTGTGGCAGGGAAAACATCTTCTCCCAAGGATCGAGCTTTGAATCGGCAGAGAGAGCGTTCAAGGTTTGCATCTCCAGGAAAGTGA